Genomic window (Ostrea edulis chromosome 9, xbOstEdul1.1, whole genome shotgun sequence):
ACAAGAacattatatatcaattaaGGACTGTACAAAGATCCTCAtgtgtagatttaaaaaaaaaaattcaatctcAGACCCTCGGAGCAGGGCTAGAATGGGCTTCATGGCTCAAAAACAGTAACCATTGCATtttccccatgtaaaactttaaactctAAGAAATTTGTCAAAGCCAAAAAATTAAGGTCATCCTCTGCCAATTTAGCAATGTGGTCCATGGACCTCCTGTTATATTTGACAGAAATTCTCAGAATTAATGGTAATGTAGGATATTTCACCTTCTAAATTCTTTTGCAGGATCTTTTCTTTGTACAGTAAATCTCTGCCATTAGATATTGCCTGTCGAATTTGGGATGTCTTCTGTCGAGATGGAGAGGAGTTCTTGTTTAGAACAGCATTAGGTAATTTATTAAACCTCAgctgtatacagggaaatattcgcccctgttttatttatatgtgaaatTGAATTATTAGTAGTATGAAATACTGTATGTATGGGTTATTTTTGCCCTGTATTATTTTTGCCTCCCTACACTTGCAGACAGATTCGCTCTGTTTAAAATTCGCAGAAAACAGTTTCATCCCTATGACATCCTGGGAAGGATGTCACAATGTGTAGCTCATTTGTTGTGTTTCCAGTTGGTTGTTATAACAATAGTGCTCCTCTTGATTTAAAATCCTAATATTCATTATGATTATCAGTGaatgcatttttaaagattaaattataaagaatGAAAGTTATTTCTGCTTATTTCAGATTAATGGTTTATTAAGCATAAGCTGTCCTAACTTACTTTATATTGTATGAAAGGAGTAGAAATTGCTTTTATTCCGTAGATAATTATTAAATAACTTACTTTATATTGTATGGAAGGAGTAGAAATTGCTTGTATTCCGTAGATAATTATTAAATAACTTACTTTATATTGTATGAAAGGAGTAGAAATTGCTTTTATTCCGTAGATAATTATTAAATAACTTTACTTTATATTGTATGGAAGGAGTAGAAATTGCTTTTATTCCGTAGATAATTATTAAATAACTTTACTTTATATTGTATGGAAGGAGTAGAAATTGCTTTTATTCCGTAGATAATTATTAAATAACTTACTTTATATTGTATGAAAGGAGTAGAAATTGCTTTTATTCCGTAGATAATTATTAAATAACTTACTTTATATTGTATGAAAGGAGTAGAAATTGCTTTTATTCCATAGATAATTATTAAATACTGTTGTTTAAACACCCCCTCCTCTCcaaaaaaaacttttgaattTTGATAGATAAAGTTCGTGTAAAAAAAACTTAGGTACATATCTTTGATACAAAATGTTAGAAGAATAATAAGTGTACAAACTATTATTACTTCCATTCATTCTGCTTCTTTAATGCGTTTTACATTTCACTGACTTCTCATTACTATTGACAGGGATCCTGAAGCTGTATGAAAACATTCTTATCAACCACGAGTTCATTCTCCTGGCTCAGTACCTGACCAAACTGCCCGAGGACATGTCCAGTGATAGTCTGTTCAGAGCTATAGAACTGATAAATATGTAcattgataaaaagaaattcaGCCAAATTTTGGCCAGTAAGAAGGAGCAGGCAAAGGCTGACCAGTCCTAGTGATGTATAAGCATCAGACATTGTGATTTCCTCTGGGTTGTCCTGCCTCTTTCCTTATCTATAAATGGAATACTCAAGTCAATTGTATGTCAGATTTGGATGTCATTTTCATGCTGTCTAGTCAAGATGAAGActagtaaaaatattttgtgatattttttcataaattatcattttcttaattttttagTTGTTGTTATTTGACTGTAGTTCTGTTTCAGGATTTGGAGTATCAGCTGTTCTGTTACTTTGTGTGAAAGTGAGAATTGTGATTGTATGTATGGAAACTGAACACGAATTTACATTGTAGTGTTGAAATGGTTCACAATTCTGACATGCATCTTATTTAAACAATAGAAtggtttctttgttgtttcatcaggAGATGAAGGTACAGTAGCAAGCActgcagaaaaaaattataacccGCTTAAGCAGGTTATgttaattttttctgcaatgattgctaccttcatcacccaatgaaacaacaaagaaggacaatttattgtttatatttttattagtccGCTACCGATGAAGttgaaggggactttaggtttgcgctccatccatctctctgtctgtccgtcagtcctgcaaatcagttttccggacttttttttatGTGCtagcagatattcatttgatatttggtacattgcttttccgtaacaagttacagatcaagtttgaatttggtctcggtccgttgatttttcacttagttatggcccttggacttagaaaaatagcatgaattatcagttttccagactttttttgctgtgcttgcagatattcatttgatatttggtacattgctttgccataacaagttacagatcaagttcgaatttcatctttgtccgttgattttccattaagttatggccccttgacgtagaaaaatagcatgaattgttagtttacatccaagtttcttatctctgtagataagaattaagaatactacactcattaaaacttctatcATAGTAttaaatacaacaatatagctaaattattcatgatcatctacacatcacagtttattgatttggttaaagacctaaacctaattataaatttgtcttttttcttgatctagtctctactcgaatagtagttgatttccaaccattcctatcctggttccccaattttcccttttaccataacctacattatgaactttgaatattgttgtggtacggtaatttttgcaaccggtagtggactatgtattgccatgcaatactctcagaatgcttgtttcaTATTAAAGACATTATTGATTGCCCCACTGGATCTAGCAACGTGCCCAAACCAGCGTAGCCTCTTCTCCCGCAGGATAGCGTCGAGGTCATCGATCCCAAGTCGTGCCAGTAGCTCACTTGATCTGACACTAGCCATGTCTTCTGGCTCTACCCTGCAAATCTGTCTGACCATGGCTCTGTCATTTTGTCCTAGGCGAAGGTCTGGTTTTGGCAAGGGCCACGTCTCGCTTGCATACAGCATCGTGATTTGCACATATGTGCTGTACAACCTGCCACGGGTCTTATAGGAAAGATGACGGGAAGAGAGGATAGGCATCAGTTCCCTGAATTTATTCCAGGCCGTCTTCACACGAGTGATCGTTGAGAGCACACATCCTCCAGCCGCAGACAGCATGTCACCTAAGTAGCAGAAGGAAGCTACTACCTCTAGCTTGTCTGTTCCAACTTGAACTTCCTTCTGTGGCCTCCCATCTATTGGTCGAGCAGTTCCCAGGCATTTAGGGCAGCGGTAATTGGGATCCTCTTTCAAGTGCTTAAGGCTGCTGCACTTCTTATGCACCCAGTGCTTACATCCCTTGCAGTGTATACTGTTGCTGCCTACACCGGTATGGCACATGGGAATTCGCCCGAGCTCTGCAGAAGATCCAAGCCTGTGCCACAGATCATGATCTTGGTTTTCTTGGCATTGACTCTGCGTCCCTTCCTCTCCATTGCCTTCTTCCAGGTCAACAGTCTACTGGCACATTCTTCCAAGGAATTTGAAATGATGACAAGGTCATCGGCATAAAGGTCCTCCCAGGGCACTCCTGCTCGAAACTCATGTGACAGGGCCTCAAGGACGATGATAAAGAGCAGTGGGCTAAGCAGGGATCCCTGATGTACACCGACCTTCACCTCAAACTCATCGCTGAGACCATCACCAATCCGTACGTGACTCCGCGCATTCTCTTACATACTCTGCACCAGTTTCACAATCCATTCCTCGACACCAAGTTTTCTCAGCGCCCACCAAATCACTTGTCGCGGTACTCTGTCAAAAGCTTTCTCTAGATCCACGAAGGCCATGTAGAGTCTCTCATTTACTGCCAGGTACTTCTCATGCAGCTGACGGACAACAAATATTGCATCTGTTGTGCCTCTGCCTGGAACGAACCCAAACTGGGATTCGTCACTTGTCTTATGAGTCTGTCTACAATTCTCTCAATGACCTTCATGGCTTGCTCAGTCAGCTTCAATCCTCTGTAGTTCCCGCGGTCGAGGGCATCACCCTTCCCCTTATACATCAAACGATGAAGCTCTGCTCCCAATCAGTTGGTACCCTGCCATTACGGATGATAGCCATTGCGAGGTCATGGAGCATGATAGCACTTGAGTCGCCTGCCGCTCTCATCATCTCAACCACTACCCCTGATGGTCCAGGAGCTTTGCCGGTCTTCATCTCGGCGATGGCCTTCTTTACCATTTCGATGGTGATTGGGATGGGTGGACCTTCAAGTGGTGGTTTGTCTGACAAGTGACCTGGGTCCCACTCAAACTCAACATTGAGGAGCCTCTTGTAGTGCTCAAACCATGCCTGCTGTTTAGCCTCTTCACTCATGGACATCTCCCCTGCATCATTCCTTACTGGCTTGTCTCCAACAACATCTGTATTAACCCTTCTCATCTGGTTGGCAATTAGAAAGACTAACGAGGAATTGGGTTCAATGTTATTGTAGACTGTTTTGTCTGCTTCTTCCCGTACATGGTGCACTATGTGCCTTGCAGAACGCTTGGCCACCAAGTAGTCCTCTTTTGTTCCCTTGCCAGCCTTCCAAGCCTTGAATGCTTGTCTTTTTGCCACAATTGCCCCTTCAACCTCATCGCACCACCACCAGGTTTCACGTCGCCATTGATGTGGCCATGTTGTGCCACACACCTCAGTTGTCTTCGGTAGACCTGTTTTGAACTTGCCCAGACTTCTTCAGTTATGGAGTTGGCATCACTTTCAGAAGCAAGCATGTGTTCACTGAAGACTTCTTGGAAGCGGCTGCATGTTTCAGGGTCCTTCAGTTTCCACACTTTCAGATGAGGTGAGAACTTTCGTTTTGTCTTCGATGGCATGGCTGAACGAATGTCGCATACCAGGAGCTGATGCTGCAAAGCAACCTCTTCCCCAGGCAACACCTCATCTGTCACATGCCTGTGCATTGTCTTCCTGAACAAGATGAAATCAATATGTGTTGCTGTATTTCCGGACTTGTAAGTGATGAGGTGACTGTCCCATTTCCTGAAGCAAGTGTTGCCTAGAAGAAAGTTGTGCGCTAAAGCATACTCCTGGATCCTCTCTCCCTCAGTATCAGGATCTAGTCTGCCATAACCCAGACCTCCATGCACTTCTCTAAAACCTGTACCAGTACTGCCAACATGACCATTCCAATCACCACAAGGGATCAGGAGCTCTGATGCTTGAATCGTAGCAGTTATCGCATTAAGCTGATCATAGAAAAAGTCCTTGTCTACATCACTGAGCCCCCTCTGTGGGGCGTACACAGACATGAAGGTGAGCACACTTTGTCCTATAATCCGCTTCAAAAGAATGATCCGGTCTGAAACTCTCTGTACATCGAATACCTTCTCTATTAAATCATCTGCTACTAACACTCCTACTCCAGCCGTGCCTTTGTTGTTACCTGACCAAAACAGTTTTTACCTGGTGTCTTTGCCTTTGATGATGCAGCAGTTTCCTCCCCGATATCTGGTTTCCTGTACACAACAGACATCTCCACCACCTCACATACTCTTCCTCTCAGGGTGTTCACGTTGAGTGTGCCAACCCAAAACCTCATAAGGTGCTTGCGGGATGTCGACCCTGCCCCCCGCACCTGAGAGGGGGCCAAGCCGGAGGCGCCACCGACAGAACTCTGACGTCTGCCAGCATCGCCTGTACTACTCTTCACTTGTTGATCTGCCATAAGTTAGTTTTGCGACGGTAGTTTTTCTGGGATCGCTCGTCTTGCCTAGCTTGTCATCCCAAACTCAAACATTGACGTAGTCTGAGGTGCAAAAGCACGCCGTTCCCGCACTCGGGCAGTGTGTCTTACTGTTGTCCTAAGGAAGGATCCTCCACCAAGCCACAAATAGCTACAGCACCAGATCATCGGTTTGTTGATGACTGCTGTGTACTCTACCACCCAGGCTATGGCAGAAACATCTCCCTTGGGTGGGAGGCAGTTTTGACTTGTGCCCGGGAAACTATTTACCCATTGATGGGGACTGGATTGGTGAAACACTGGGACGTGTCCACAGTTGTGGGCCCAGCATGTTGCACCTCTGGGGCTCCAGTCTACTCCGAGATCCCTAACCAATTAGGCTGGAGCCGCAAGGTGTCCAGTTACCATGGTGTACCACGGGGAGGTTTGGCTAGATTCTTGCCTGTGGAGAGGCTGTATAGCAGCAGGAGAGACTTACTCACTCGGCTCTCTTTTCATCAATACGAATTAGCTGGCATCTGATCTGAAAGTGCAAAGGATTGAAGCAGGACTACCGTACTCTACACTAAACTACAGCACTAGACACATCACACAGGCCTGTGTATTAAACACCATACCACACCATACTGTTGTGGTCAAATAATTTTTGCCTCTGGTAGGAGACTAtgtattgcatagcaatactctcagaatgcttgtttattttttttttaaaatatagaccAGATTTAAAtgctaaaatatcatatggttgatccatttgttacgttaaatggaacagccaatgcTAATCCTTTGACCTGGATGATGGTCCATATTTGGAAATGATTACACAGACAGATGGTACTAAAAAACTGGattgaactagtttgcaacaaacaatCATTCATTGTCtgtgatgaaagcaatgtcaatttcaaaagaaataaaagagaaaagattcagtgaatgtagatataaatgattaaaattttgCCTTAGGGTCCTCTATACACTAATCAGAAATAAACTTTGTGGACATAGAAAATTATCATCATTGTATGCCCCACTACTGGCTTGAATAGTTAGctacagatctgtagctctctgggaaaatactGGGACTGTCTCAATATTTCCCTGAGAGTCATAGATCTGCAGCTAGAAAAAGAGTAATGTTAATTCAaataagaaattgatatgaCTTCAGTTTGTATCTGAATTTTATTATCTCTATCTctctgtatatataaatatattaatgtgcacatcaattcttttaaagagactaacaattcaattaaagagatcattaattcaattgtcgatatgttgaattgaagatatctctatatagttgctctctctaaaagaattaatACAAGCTAGGACTGAAACGATACGgcccttcacgatacgatacatattgcaatacttatggcACAATTCaatatgatacaatttacagaagaaaccaaaaataacatcaaagaaaaaattaattaccaaaaaatcaaaatcttaattttaaatgcaaaatgtttccaaactgccaGACGGTAAGACACAAGTTGGCTCTGCAGTTTAAGCTAataaagttcattattattttcgtcaacctcaaggcaaacaacaTTCTGCACTTTTTTGTCCCTCTTTCAGGTaaaaataagtacatgtacaggcTGAGCCTGATGTATTTCACTGAACcagtttgtaataaacatatctaaccgaaaatcgaggcaatgaatcaaacattgagtattgaacagtatcgatatttcagTGAATCATTTCAGCCCTAATGCAAACAtcagttgaattaatgatatcattaattcaattgaggagagcaataattctgTAAGCATTCAATGAATTGATGCacatattaattgaattattgctatcttCAGCAAAATTATAGTGTGCATAAATTCATCTgaagagaacaacaattcaattaaagcgcacatcaattcagcagaataattaatgctatcaataattcaattcatgcatgcaatacatgtaattcagaattgaagatatcattaattgcttgaagagatctttaaacGAATTGTTGtgcacatcaaatgaattgatatcttcaaataattaaagaaagttgtaaatttggtgctccatacaTGATGATTTCACAAAATGTACCCATCCGTTTCTATACATTCTTGTGCAAAACTTACCCTCATGGCAGCCCTACCCTTACCCTGGAAGTCAAGGTATTAACAAACTGGAATATAAACTATATGAGGATGCCTAcatattaatttgacaaattgcaGACTTGGGTCATGTTTCCTTCAAGGGtgagataataaaaaaaaatgcaaaatagaatggggtcatttaaaaatctttctctcaagaaccattgggccagaaatgttgaaatttacatgaaagtttcctgacatggtgtagattcaagtttatctAAAGTATGGCATACAGGAATTGACACTGTCAGCAGGTGGATCTACAGGAACTGATGCTGTTAGGAGGTGGATTTACAGGAATTGACACTGTGAAGAAGTGGATCTACAGGAATCGACACTGTCAGGAGGTGGATCTACAGGAACTTATTCTGTCAGGAGGTGGATCTACAGGAATTTGACAGTCAGGAGGTGGATTTAGAGGAATTGACACTGTCAGGAGGTGGATCTACAGGAATTGACACTGTCAAGAGGTGGATCTACAGGAATTGATACTGTTAGGAGGTGGATCTACAGGAATTGACCCTGTTAGGAGGTGGATTTACAGGAATTGACACTGTCAGGAGGTGGATTTACAGGAATTGACACTGTCAGGAGGTGGATCTACAGGAATTGATACTGTCAGGAGGTGGATCTACAGGAATTGATACTGTTAGGAGGTGGATCTACAGGAATTGACCCTGTTAGGAGGTGGATCTACAGGAATTGACCTTGTTAGGAGGTGGATTTACAGGAATTGACACTGTCAGGAGGTGGATTTAGAGAAATTGACACTGTCAAGAGGTGGATCTACAGGAATTGATACTGTTAGGAGGTGGATCTACAGGAATTGACACTGTCAAGAGGTGGATCTACAGGAATTGATACTGTTAGGAGGTGGATCTACAGGAATTGATACTGTCAGGAGGTGGATTTACAGGAATTGACACTGTCAGGAGGTGGATTTAGAGGAATCAACACTGTCAGGAGGTGGATCTACAGGAATTGACACTGTCAGGAGGTGGATTTACAGGAATTGACACTGTCAGGAGGTGGATCTACAGGAATTGACACTGTCAGGAGGTGGATTTACAGGAATTGACACTGTCAGGAGGTGGATCTACAGGAATTGATACTGTCAAGAGGTGGATCTACAGGAACTGATGCTGTCAGGAGGTGGATCTACAGGAATTGACCCTGTCAGGAGGTGGATCTACAGGAATTGACACTGTCAGGAGGTGGATTTAGAGGAATCAACACTGTCAGGAGGTGGATCTACAGGAATTGACACTGTCAGGAGGTGGATTTACAGGAATTGACACTGTCAGGAGGTGGATCTACAGGAATTGACACTGTCAGGAGGTGGATTTACAGGAATTGACACTGTCAGGAGGTGGATCTACAGGAATTGATACTGTCAAGAGGTGGATCTACAGGAACTGATGCTGTCAGGAGGTGGATCTACAGGAATTGACCCTGTCAGGAGGTGGATCTACAGGAATTGACACTGTCAGGAGGTGGATTTAGAGGAATCAACACTGTCAGGAGGTGGATCTACAGGAACTGATGCTGTCAGGAGGTGGATCTAAAGGAACTTATTCTGTCAGGAGGTGGATTTACAGGAATTGACACTGTCAGGAGGTGGATTTACAGGAATTGACACTGTCAGGAGGTGGATCTACAGGAATTGACACTGTCAGGAGGTGGATTTACAGGAATTGACACTGTCAGGAGGTGGATCTACAGGAATTGATACTGTCAAGAGGTGGATCTACAGGAACTGATGCTGTCAGGAGGTGGATCTACAGGAATTGACCCTGTCAGGAGGTGGATCTACAGGAATTGATACTGTCAAGAGGTGGATCTATAGGAATTGATGCTGTCAGGAGGTGGATCTACAGGAACTGATGCTGTCAGGAGGTGGATCTACAGGAACTTATTCTGTCAGGAGGTGGATCTAAAGGAATCAACACTGTCAAGAAGTAGATCTTTAGGAAGTAGCACTGCTGGGAAGCAATGCATTCCATTTGTCAACCACAGGACTGTTTTGAATCAAATTTGGTGAATATGATTGCCAGTGGCctgatagctcagttggtagaacacctgattagagattcagggggtctgagttcaaatcctggtctggtccattgcattttttccttttcttgttacaactggaactgacaggtgaaaatgcctgccagggaaTAAAGATCCTGAGTAgatgtcttcaagtgtgaagTCATTTAAGGaaggaggaatgtagcggtcagccgggttcgatcattggtggccagttagctcagttggcagagcacctgactagagattcagggggcctgggttccaatcccggtctggtctgttgcattttctccctttttTTATACAACCATGAAAAATAAAACCTTAAGTCcatcaaaatataaatcataCTAAGAAGATACGACAGAAGAtacacttctggtttactaaattCAATGATGATGGGTaggtttgtcttcattttatctcCAAATGTAACAGGATGAGGGCAGCCAGTTTATTTAgatgaaagataaaaaaaacttcacaaaaatattttaactttgGATAGCCCATAGTCTGTCGTAAAGttatgatgattttttaaacataagaAGTTTATTAAGATGGTTTTTATCATATGAAATCTGGAACTTTAAAAAGTTTAGTATAACTCAAGCCATGTTTATAATTGGGGCAAATTTATAGTCCTGTGGTTCACAACAATGGAGAGGgcgttctaagttttaagaact
Coding sequences:
- the LOC125660170 gene encoding uncharacterized protein LOC125660170 gives rise to the protein MRRVNTDVVGDKPVRNDAGEMSMSEEAKQQAWFEHYKRLLNVEFEWDPGHLSDKPPLEGPPIPITIEMVKKAIAEMKTGKAPGPSGVVVEMMRAAGDSSAIMLHDLAMAIIRRGTTDAIFVVRQLHEKYLAVNERLYMAFVDLEKAFDRVPRQVIWWALRKLGVEEWIVKLVQKLGRIPMCHTGVGSNSIHCKGCKHWVHKKCSSLKHLKEDPNYRCPKCLGTARPIDGRPQKEVQVGTDKLEVVASFCYLGDMLSAAGGCVLSTITRVKTAWNKFRELMPILSSRHLSYKTRGRLYSTYVQITMLYASETWPLPKPDLRLGQNDRAMVRQICRVEPEDMASVRSSELLARLGIDDLDAILREKRLRWFGHVARSSGAINNVFNMKQAF
- the LOC125663528 gene encoding craniofacial development protein 2-like, which encodes MSVYAPQRGLSDVDKDFFYDQLNAITATIQASELLIPCGDWNGHVGSTGTGFREVHGGLGYGRLDPDTEGERIQEYALAHNFLLGNTCFRKWDSHLITYKSGNTATHIDFILFRKTMHRHVTDEVLPGEEVALQHQLLVCDIRSAMPSKTKRKFSPHLKVWKLKDPETCSRFQEVFSEHMLASESDANSITEEVWASSKQVYRRQLRCVAQHGHINGDVKPGGGAMRLKGQLWQKDKHSRLGRLAREQKRTTWWPSVLQGT